A stretch of the Salminus brasiliensis chromosome 23, fSalBra1.hap2, whole genome shotgun sequence genome encodes the following:
- the tmem200cb gene encoding transmembrane protein 200C has product MIATGGLLRISRRQDSLRAKNRAENKRRRKARKKRKNDIVVVKGKLNLCSVSGMAAAFGVLVLMVGIAMAVLGYWPRENLAHTVSLKKVTPVRQPGSSAKNSQQGSNFTSNNKLQAQWNGSDATSNSTKPISPASRHVGFFEGFFSNYQYSDNLKVFGPLVMGIGIFLFICANAVLHENRDKKTKIINLRDIYSTVIDIHSLRSKDCSPFNGLLSCSQSRTGDMPGMYGNPMPSRGSWPSSMSCKGLDFRRPSYARKCSWSRERQSFTDTIYSIYRDQARFEEPASTPKDWETRSIVASSVNAFTLPVIKLNNREMEARERDSSGDCAPCSPKEELQSSSQSSGELISASVQTKAEVSRAALSASQDSKLSSDVQVGLKGHQHQQQQLLQPSPGVRILGSHLSLNALSDLGGGRHEDRSRRFSCPRLDRSGSKGYIKLAELGGDSFEAPDGSPETGPEEAVMQAEGRVMSASTLPCNSLTQLQTDVVPLNSGTTDADIEPKANL; this is encoded by the coding sequence ATGATAGCCACAGGCGGCCTCCTGAGGATCTCCCGGCGCCAGGATTCACTCCGCGCCAAGAACCGGGCAGAAAACAAGCGAAGGAGGAAAGCcagaaaaaagaggaagaacGACATTGTGGTAGTGAAGGGCAAGCTGAACCTGTGCTCTGTTTCAGGCATGGCAGCAGCATTTGGAGTGCTGGTATTGATGGTGGGCATAGCCATGGCTGTCCTGGGCTACTGGCCCAGAGAGAACCTGGCCCATACCGTCAGCTTGAAGAAGGTGACGCCTGTGAGACAACCAGGCAGCTCAGCCAAAAACTCTCAACAGGGTTCCAACTTCACAAGCAATAATAAGCTGCAAGCACAGTGGAATGGCAGTGATGCTACAAGTAACTCCACCaagcccatttctcctgcttctcgACACGTCGGATTCTTCGAGGGCTTCTTCTCCAACTACCAGTACTCGGACAACCTCAAAGTGTTTGGGCCACTGGTCATGGGCATAGgcatcttcctcttcatctgCGCCAATGCCGTGCTACACGAGAACCGtgacaagaagacaaagatcaTCAACCTGAGGGACATCTACTCTACGGTCATCGACATCCACAGTCTACGGTCCAAAGACTGCTCCCCTTTCAACGGGCTGCTGAGCTGCTCGCAGTCCAGGACCGGAGACATGCCGGGTATGTACGGTAACCCCATGCCTTCCAGGGGCTCCTGGCCATCCAGCATGTCCTGTAAAGGCCTGGACTTCAGGAGGCCGTCATATGCCAGAAAATGCAGCTGGTCGAGGGAAAGGCAGTCGTTCACTGATACAATATACAGCATTTACAGGGACCAGGCCAGGTTCGAGGAACCAGCTTCCACTCCAAAGGACTGGGAAACCCGTTCCATAGTCGCCTCTTCGGTCAACGCGTTTACTTTACCTGTGATCAAACTCAACAACCGGGAAATggaggccagagagagagactcttctGGGGACTGTGCCCCTTGCAGTCCGAAAGAGGAGCTGCAGTCATCAAGCCAGAGCTCCGGAGAGCTAATCAGTGCTTCTGTGCAAACCAAGGCGGAAGTGTCGAGGGCAGCTTTGTCGGCATCCCAGGACTCTAAACTCTCGAGTGACGTTCAGGTAGGATTGAAAGGccaccaacaccaacagcagcagctcctgcaGCCCAGCCCTGGGGTCAGGATCTTAGGTTCCCACCTGTCCCTAAACGCTCTGTCTGACCTGGGCGGCGGACGTCACGAAGATAGGTCACGGAGGTTCAGCTGTCCAAGGCTGGACCGCTCGGGCAGCAAGGGCTACATCAAACTGGCCGAGCTAGGAGGAGACTCGTTTGAGGCCCCAGATGGGTCGCCCGAAACAGGACCTGAAGAGGCAGTAATGCAGGCGGAGGGACGAGTCATGAGCGCCAGTACACTCCCCTGTAACTCTCTCACACAACTTCAGACTGATGTTGTGCCGTTGAACTCTGGTACGACTGATGCAGACATAGAGCCAAAGGCTAATCtctga